A DNA window from Rubripirellula tenax contains the following coding sequences:
- a CDS encoding enoyl-CoA hydratase/isomerase family protein, giving the protein MQYVDVKIHENVATLLMDRAGMRNSLNPQLIDDLKTAFSDVHQEKRVRAVVLAGSGEHFCAGIDLRVFGEIAALPTEEALGQWHAAWWHLTELFEQMLRFPKPIVAAVDGSAIGAGLGLALACDIIVPSTRAHLGAGAVRVGLVGGATAALLTFRAGGATASRMLLTSESVDADEAYRLNLTIAPVSSEHIWIAAKDAAQKCSHGPYEAVQATKRLLNESIGETLMTQLTAGAADSATACTTESAAEGIRSFLDKRVPKWP; this is encoded by the coding sequence ATGCAGTACGTCGACGTGAAGATCCACGAAAACGTCGCAACGCTGTTAATGGACCGCGCGGGCATGCGAAACTCGCTCAATCCACAATTGATCGACGACCTGAAGACGGCTTTCTCGGATGTCCACCAAGAAAAGCGAGTCCGCGCCGTGGTGCTGGCCGGATCCGGGGAACACTTCTGCGCGGGAATCGACTTGCGTGTCTTTGGCGAGATCGCAGCTTTGCCGACCGAAGAGGCGCTCGGACAGTGGCACGCCGCTTGGTGGCATTTGACGGAGTTATTCGAACAGATGCTTCGATTCCCCAAGCCCATTGTCGCGGCCGTTGACGGATCGGCGATCGGCGCGGGACTGGGGCTGGCGTTGGCCTGCGACATCATCGTGCCCTCGACTCGTGCCCACTTGGGCGCTGGTGCCGTTCGCGTTGGCTTGGTGGGCGGTGCGACGGCGGCACTATTGACGTTTCGTGCCGGCGGCGCAACGGCGTCTCGAATGCTATTGACCAGTGAATCGGTCGATGCCGACGAAGCGTACCGGCTGAATCTGACGATCGCACCCGTTTCATCGGAACACATCTGGATCGCCGCCAAAGACGCGGCCCAAAAATGTTCTCATGGTCCCTACGAAGCCGTGCAAGCGACCAAGCGATTGCTGAACGAAAGCATCGGCGAGACTTTGATGACGCAGTTGACCGCCGGTGCCGCCGACAGCGCGACAGCATGCACGACCGAGTCAGCCGCCGAAGGGATTCGTTCGTTCCTAGACAAACGAGTACCCAAGTGGCCGTAA
- a CDS encoding S1/P1 nuclease encodes MAVRPNAIAAIACFALLIIMNRPVLGWSASGHHMVGVIAYDLMNAETRSEVMRILRHHPQFNKHFLPPKNVHDPESIHRWQIGIAGCWPDFIRDSNEDRPKWHYELGASYVIGNVRPPNPVGPPPRGATMKEEDLYLSQAIEVCTQTLGDASKSDEERAVALCWVLHLYADGHQPCHAGSLYAPAFPKGDRGGNQIELADGSNLHTAWDNLLGSYPSANEVRSRVAALGDIRSDMMKLYLRGGKDRWILPKTWIEESLVVAKSYVYSDEVTGPIIAASRGLTPRIPPLKLSTDYYRVAGEVARYRIKQAGFRAGVAVVRCVEKPSRRP; translated from the coding sequence GTGGCCGTAAGACCCAACGCGATTGCAGCCATCGCTTGCTTTGCGTTGCTCATCATCATGAACCGACCGGTACTCGGATGGTCAGCCAGCGGACATCACATGGTGGGCGTGATCGCTTATGACTTGATGAACGCTGAGACTCGCTCCGAAGTGATGCGAATCCTTCGTCATCATCCCCAGTTCAACAAACACTTCTTGCCGCCCAAGAACGTTCATGACCCGGAATCGATTCATCGCTGGCAGATCGGCATCGCCGGTTGTTGGCCGGACTTCATTCGCGACTCCAACGAAGACCGTCCGAAGTGGCACTATGAATTGGGAGCCAGCTACGTGATCGGCAATGTTCGTCCACCCAACCCGGTTGGCCCGCCACCTCGCGGTGCGACCATGAAAGAGGAAGACCTGTATTTGTCGCAAGCGATTGAGGTTTGCACCCAGACGCTAGGGGATGCATCGAAGTCGGATGAAGAGCGAGCCGTCGCGCTGTGCTGGGTCCTGCATCTCTACGCGGACGGCCATCAACCCTGCCACGCCGGATCACTTTACGCTCCTGCATTTCCCAAAGGTGACCGTGGCGGCAATCAGATCGAGTTGGCCGACGGCAGCAACCTGCACACGGCTTGGGACAACTTGCTGGGAAGCTATCCATCGGCCAACGAAGTGCGATCTCGCGTTGCCGCACTTGGCGACATTCGATCAGACATGATGAAGCTGTATCTACGCGGGGGCAAAGACAGGTGGATACTGCCCAAGACGTGGATCGAGGAATCATTAGTGGTCGCAAAGTCCTACGTGTACTCCGACGAAGTCACTGGCCCCATCATCGCGGCTTCACGCGGACTGACACCCCGCATCCCGCCTCTAAAACTTTCGACCGACTACTACCGGGTGGCCGGCGAAGTTGCACGGTACCGAATCAAGCAAGCCGGATTTCGAGCCGGCGTTGCAGTCGTCCGATGTGTCGAGAAGCCGTCGCGCCGACCTTGA
- a CDS encoding EamA family transporter, which yields MDWVLLSIVSAVCLGFYDIAKKSAVKDNAVPVVLLFNVMTAAIVWLPAILWSAFSGDARDGIFSALTDVSAQDHVRLLLKSVLVGASWTAAFFAMKQLPISIATPIRATSPLWTVAIAVIAMHERPSMMQWMGMVVILIAFFSFSRIGKREGIHFHRSKAVALMVVATLLGAISAIYDKYLLQTVAIPPATVQAWFSIYLVPVMMPLAIRWYFVDRTRKPFQWKWSIPLIAIFLLVADFVYFTAVSDPEALISVISPVRRTSVIVSFVFGILKLGEKNWRAKLVCIAGILGGVVLISRG from the coding sequence ATGGATTGGGTGTTGCTGAGCATTGTCTCGGCTGTTTGCTTAGGCTTCTATGACATCGCGAAGAAGTCTGCGGTCAAAGACAATGCGGTTCCCGTCGTCTTGTTATTCAACGTGATGACGGCAGCGATCGTATGGTTGCCGGCGATCCTGTGGTCGGCATTTTCGGGCGATGCCAGGGACGGAATCTTTTCCGCGTTGACGGACGTGTCGGCCCAAGATCACGTTCGATTGTTGCTGAAGTCGGTCTTGGTCGGCGCGTCGTGGACGGCCGCCTTCTTTGCGATGAAGCAATTGCCCATTTCGATCGCCACGCCGATTCGGGCAACCAGTCCGTTGTGGACGGTAGCGATCGCGGTGATCGCGATGCACGAACGGCCGTCGATGATGCAGTGGATGGGCATGGTCGTTATTCTGATCGCGTTCTTTTCGTTCTCGCGGATTGGGAAACGCGAAGGCATTCATTTCCACCGCAGCAAAGCGGTTGCGTTGATGGTGGTGGCGACACTGCTGGGCGCGATCAGTGCGATTTACGACAAGTACTTGTTGCAGACCGTCGCCATCCCGCCGGCCACGGTACAGGCGTGGTTTTCAATCTACTTAGTTCCCGTGATGATGCCGCTTGCGATCCGTTGGTACTTCGTTGATCGAACCAGAAAGCCGTTTCAGTGGAAGTGGTCGATCCCACTGATTGCGATCTTTCTGTTGGTTGCCGACTTCGTCTACTTCACCGCCGTTTCAGATCCCGAGGCGTTGATCTCTGTTATCTCGCCTGTGCGTCGTACGTCCGTGATCGTTTCCTTCGTTTTTGGGATTTTAAAACTGGGCGAAAAGAATTGGCGAGCCAAGTTGGTGTGCATCGCGGGCATCTTGGGAGGCGTCGTGCTTATCAGTCGTGGTTGA
- a CDS encoding sulfatase family protein: MKNSRRIFGFGFYPVFVFALTAGHAVLISQQGFSQTPAQPPTAAKRPNIVWIMSEDNSADYLRHFDQDGAVAPRIEAMASAGITFDHAFSNAPVCSVARTTLITSCYGPRIGTQFHRRIRTVPMPPGLRMFPAYLRDGGYYTSNHSKEDYNAVRAGDVWDDSSKRASWKNRPSDATPFFHVETFADSHESRLHFPASDVESKPTETDPSSVGLPPYFPDQPVFRYSVARYHDRMADIDRLVGKVLDELSTAGQLENTFVFYFGDHGGVLPRSKGYVFESGLHVPLVVRVPENFKGLVDRSRGDRAGGFVEFVDFGPTVLNLAGITPPQDVDGKPFLGPGVAANDVDRRNEAFGYADRFDEKYDLVRTIRVGNLKYVRNFEPYYPDGMLNAYRYRMAAYQQWRKLHEEGRLDPVQDQFFQPKPTEALYDLDSDPDEVNNLADDPSHAADLVRLRNRLVGRLKAMPDLSFFPEAVLSDDEIGSPTVFGQANKEAIADLIDIANLAAMPWAEAEPKLRIALDSQDPWSRYWALAAAASFGKTAASLLPQATARLQDLEPIVVARAAEFVAIVGDQDPRPYVIRALERATSEAEALQILNSAVYLNDHTDGRFPIHFRGVIMLFKVDPKSDIQLRLDHLGS; encoded by the coding sequence TTGAAAAATTCACGCCGCATCTTCGGTTTTGGATTCTACCCGGTATTCGTTTTTGCGTTGACTGCCGGTCACGCCGTTTTGATATCGCAGCAGGGGTTTTCCCAAACACCCGCCCAACCACCAACCGCGGCGAAGCGTCCCAACATCGTGTGGATCATGTCGGAAGACAATTCAGCCGACTACCTGCGGCATTTTGATCAAGACGGCGCCGTCGCGCCCCGGATCGAAGCCATGGCATCGGCTGGTATTACGTTCGACCATGCTTTTTCGAACGCGCCTGTGTGTTCGGTTGCACGGACCACCTTGATCACGTCGTGTTACGGGCCACGCATCGGCACCCAATTTCATCGCCGTATTCGTACGGTCCCTATGCCGCCGGGTTTGCGAATGTTCCCTGCCTATTTGCGAGATGGCGGATACTACACCAGCAACCATTCCAAGGAAGACTACAACGCCGTCCGCGCCGGCGACGTTTGGGACGACTCGTCCAAGCGGGCGTCTTGGAAGAATCGGCCGTCGGACGCGACACCTTTCTTCCATGTCGAAACGTTCGCGGATTCGCACGAGAGTCGATTGCACTTTCCGGCGTCGGATGTCGAGAGCAAGCCGACCGAAACGGACCCAAGCTCGGTGGGGCTGCCGCCCTATTTCCCCGACCAGCCTGTGTTTCGATACTCGGTTGCCCGCTATCACGACCGGATGGCAGACATTGACCGATTGGTTGGCAAAGTGCTGGATGAATTGTCGACCGCCGGTCAGCTCGAAAACACCTTCGTCTTTTACTTCGGTGACCACGGTGGCGTTTTGCCTCGCTCGAAAGGATACGTGTTTGAATCCGGGTTGCATGTGCCGCTTGTCGTTCGTGTGCCAGAGAACTTCAAGGGACTTGTCGATCGCTCGCGTGGTGATCGCGCAGGTGGCTTTGTCGAGTTCGTTGATTTCGGTCCAACCGTTCTGAACTTGGCTGGCATCACGCCGCCCCAAGATGTTGACGGCAAGCCGTTTCTCGGTCCAGGCGTCGCGGCAAATGACGTCGATCGGCGTAATGAAGCATTTGGGTACGCCGATCGTTTCGATGAAAAATACGATCTGGTGCGAACGATTCGCGTCGGGAACCTTAAGTACGTTCGTAACTTTGAACCGTATTATCCCGATGGCATGCTGAACGCGTATCGGTACAGGATGGCTGCATACCAGCAGTGGCGGAAGCTTCACGAGGAGGGACGGCTGGATCCGGTTCAAGATCAGTTCTTCCAGCCCAAGCCGACCGAGGCGTTATACGACTTGGATTCGGATCCCGACGAAGTCAATAACCTCGCCGATGATCCGTCACATGCGGCGGACTTGGTCAGGCTACGCAACCGTTTGGTTGGCCGGTTGAAAGCGATGCCCGACCTCAGTTTCTTTCCGGAAGCGGTTTTGTCGGATGACGAGATTGGAAGCCCGACCGTCTTTGGGCAAGCCAACAAAGAAGCGATCGCGGATCTGATCGACATCGCCAACTTAGCCGCGATGCCCTGGGCCGAGGCCGAACCGAAGTTGCGGATCGCACTGGACAGCCAGGATCCTTGGTCGCGTTATTGGGCGTTGGCGGCGGCCGCAAGTTTTGGGAAAACAGCCGCGTCGTTACTGCCGCAAGCCACTGCCCGGCTTCAGGACTTGGAGCCGATCGTTGTGGCCCGGGCGGCCGAATTTGTTGCGATCGTCGGTGATCAAGACCCGCGACCGTATGTTATCAGGGCATTGGAACGTGCGACCAGCGAAGCCGAAGCATTGCAGATTTTGAACTCGGCGGTTTACTTGAACGACCACACCGATGGTCGATTTCCCATCCATTTTCGCGGCGTTATCATGTTGTTCAAAGTGGATCCGAAAAGCGACATACAGTTGCGGTTGGATCATCTCGGATCGTGA